In Panacibacter ginsenosidivorans, the following proteins share a genomic window:
- a CDS encoding ribulokinase produces the protein MQTRSFVIGVDYGTDSVRSIIVDTSNGNEIASSVFYYPRWKDGLFCNAAENLFRQHPLDYVEGLESTIKDCLQKAGAGVASNIKAISIDTTGSTPVAVDRHGTPLALLPDFELNPHAMFILWKDHTATKEAAEINEHAKKYPVNYLQFVGGIYSSEWFWAKLLRTLREDEQVRNACYSWVEHCDWIPFLLTGGNDVHQMKRGVCSAGHKALWAAEFGGLPPNDFFRELDTLLNNFSSGLFTETYTADKAAGNLSAAWAERLGLSTNVVIGVGAFDAHMGAVGGQIEPYHLSKVMGTSTCDMLVAPMDEVKDVLVRGICGQVPGSVIPGMMGMEAGQSAFGDVYAWFKNVLSWPLNTLLKNSSVIDAATAGALQKEISDKMIKELSASASKLPLNEKDELAVDWLNGRRTPDANQLLKASITGLNLATDAPRIFKALVEATCFGAKAIVERFNNEGVPVKGLIGLGGVARKSPYIMQTMADVMNMPIRIHKSEQTCAAGAAMFAATAAGIYSKVEDAMAAMGQGFDMEYFPDQSKVGIYAKRYEQYNALGKFTE, from the coding sequence ATGCAAACACGATCATTTGTAATAGGGGTTGATTATGGTACAGATTCTGTACGCTCCATAATTGTAGATACTTCCAATGGAAATGAAATTGCATCTTCGGTATTTTATTATCCCCGCTGGAAAGACGGTTTGTTTTGCAATGCCGCGGAAAATCTTTTCAGGCAACATCCTTTAGATTATGTGGAGGGTTTGGAATCAACGATAAAAGATTGTTTGCAAAAAGCAGGTGCAGGCGTTGCTTCAAACATAAAAGCAATTTCTATAGATACAACAGGCTCAACTCCGGTTGCTGTAGACAGGCATGGAACACCACTGGCATTGCTGCCCGATTTTGAATTGAACCCGCATGCCATGTTTATTTTATGGAAAGATCATACTGCAACAAAAGAAGCTGCTGAAATAAATGAACATGCAAAGAAATATCCGGTAAATTATTTACAATTTGTTGGTGGTATTTACTCTTCAGAATGGTTTTGGGCAAAGCTGTTGCGTACATTGCGTGAAGATGAACAGGTGCGCAATGCATGTTATTCGTGGGTGGAACATTGCGATTGGATTCCTTTCCTGTTAACAGGCGGCAACGATGTTCACCAGATGAAAAGAGGTGTTTGTTCCGCTGGTCATAAAGCGTTATGGGCTGCAGAATTTGGCGGCTTGCCACCAAATGATTTCTTCAGAGAGCTGGATACTTTGCTCAATAATTTTTCTTCAGGATTATTTACAGAAACATACACTGCAGATAAAGCCGCAGGAAATCTTTCTGCAGCATGGGCAGAAAGGCTTGGTCTTTCAACAAATGTTGTAATTGGTGTTGGCGCATTTGATGCGCACATGGGTGCGGTAGGTGGGCAAATAGAGCCTTACCACTTAAGTAAGGTAATGGGCACCTCCACATGCGATATGCTTGTTGCACCAATGGATGAAGTAAAAGATGTTCTGGTTAGGGGAATTTGCGGACAGGTGCCCGGCTCTGTTATTCCAGGTATGATGGGCATGGAAGCCGGTCAGTCTGCATTTGGTGATGTATATGCGTGGTTTAAAAATGTTTTATCATGGCCGCTAAATACTTTATTGAAAAATTCTTCTGTAATTGATGCTGCCACAGCAGGAGCTTTGCAAAAAGAGATCAGCGATAAAATGATCAAAGAACTTTCTGCTTCAGCATCAAAATTACCTTTAAATGAAAAAGATGAACTGGCAGTTGATTGGCTCAACGGCAGAAGAACACCTGATGCGAATCAATTACTCAAAGCATCTATCACAGGTTTGAATCTTGCAACAGATGCACCACGAATTTTTAAGGCATTGGTAGAAGCAACATGTTTTGGTGCAAAAGCTATTGTCGAAAGATTCAATAATGAAGGCGTGCCTGTAAAAGGATTAATTGGTCTTGGTGGCGTTGCAAGGAAATCTCCATATATCATGCAGACGATGGCAGATGTAATGAATATGCCTATTCGTATTCACAAATCGGAGCAAACATGTGCAGCCGGGGCAGCCATGTTTGCTGCAACTGCCGCAGGGATATACAGCAAAGTAGAAGATGCAATGGCAGCAATGGGACAAGGATTTGATATGGAATATTTTCCTGATCAAAGTAAAGTTGGGATATATGCAAAACGATATGAGCAATATAATGCGCTCGGCAAATTCACTGAATAA
- a CDS encoding HAD family hydrolase encodes MIKAFLFDLNGTMIDDMEYHAKAWSDILNNDLNAGLTYDEVKAQMYGKNDELLVRVFGENYFEPQKMQELSIEKERRYQSAYKPNLKLIRGLKEFLEEAKQQGIKLAIGSAAIPFNIDFVLDNLDIRNYFSAIVSADDVAVSKPDPETYLKCAKELGIDPAHCIVFEDAPKGVEAAANAGMNTVVITTMHGIDEFGQYENVVAFIDDYSNSSPSDFM; translated from the coding sequence ATGATAAAAGCATTTCTTTTTGATCTTAATGGAACGATGATAGATGATATGGAGTACCATGCAAAAGCATGGAGCGATATTTTGAATAACGATCTTAATGCAGGACTTACTTATGATGAAGTAAAAGCGCAGATGTATGGGAAGAATGATGAATTACTGGTGCGTGTGTTTGGCGAAAATTATTTTGAGCCGCAAAAGATGCAGGAGCTGTCTATAGAAAAAGAACGGCGTTACCAAAGTGCCTATAAACCTAATCTGAAATTAATAAGAGGACTTAAAGAGTTTTTAGAAGAAGCAAAACAGCAGGGAATAAAATTGGCGATTGGTTCCGCTGCAATTCCTTTCAACATTGATTTTGTTTTGGATAACCTGGATATAAGAAATTATTTCAGTGCAATTGTGAGTGCAGATGATGTTGCAGTTAGCAAACCTGATCCTGAAACATATTTAAAATGTGCGAAAGAATTAGGTATTGACCCTGCACATTGTATTGTTTTTGAGGATGCACCAAAAGGTGTGGAGGCTGCTGCCAATGCAGGAATGAATACAGTTGTAATAACTACAATGCATGGAATAGATGAGTTTGGGCAATATGAGAATGTAGTAGCGTTTATTGATGATTATAGCAACAGCAGTCCTTCAGATTTTATGTAG
- a CDS encoding aldose epimerase family protein encodes MKSISFILSAALILSAVACNNATKTEESSASAKPGITKADWGAVDSNKVYLYTLTNSKGTVVTISNYGGTVTSFVTADKNGNRSSVIIGFDSLSGYLAHPPYFGAIVGRYGNRIGDAKFTLDGKQYKLAANNGKNSLHGGLKGFDKVIWTPTVMNDTVPMLMLTYFSKDGEEGYPGNLKVMVHYTLTNDDELKIEYTATTDKATPVNLTNHSYFNLTGDVSNTILNHTLMIDADNYTPVDTTLIPTGEIKSVKGTAFDFTTAKAIGKDIDSVKGGYDHNFVLNKKDNSSQKVAVLSDSTSGRILEVYTTEPGLQFYTGNFLDGTFRNRDGKPINQHTALCMETQHFPDSPNKPSFPSTILQPGQEYHSETVYKVVVNK; translated from the coding sequence ATGAAATCTATTTCGTTCATCTTATCAGCAGCATTAATCTTATCAGCAGTTGCCTGTAACAATGCAACCAAAACAGAAGAATCATCTGCTTCCGCAAAACCAGGCATTACAAAAGCAGATTGGGGCGCAGTTGACAGCAACAAAGTGTATCTCTATACGCTTACCAATTCAAAAGGCACGGTAGTTACCATATCAAATTATGGCGGCACTGTTACATCGTTTGTAACTGCTGATAAGAATGGAAATCGCTCCAGTGTAATTATCGGATTCGATAGTTTAAGCGGTTACCTGGCACATCCGCCATATTTCGGAGCGATTGTTGGTCGCTATGGAAACAGGATCGGTGATGCAAAGTTCACGCTTGATGGTAAACAATACAAGCTCGCAGCTAATAATGGAAAAAATAGTTTGCATGGTGGCCTTAAAGGTTTCGATAAAGTAATATGGACACCAACTGTGATGAACGACACCGTTCCAATGCTTATGCTTACCTACTTCAGCAAAGATGGAGAGGAAGGTTATCCAGGTAATCTAAAAGTAATGGTGCATTACACGTTAACCAACGATGACGAGTTGAAGATCGAATACACTGCAACAACAGATAAAGCAACGCCTGTAAATTTAACAAATCACAGCTACTTCAATTTAACAGGCGATGTAAGCAACACAATTCTCAATCATACATTGATGATCGATGCAGATAATTACACGCCTGTGGATACAACACTTATCCCAACAGGCGAGATAAAATCTGTAAAAGGAACTGCATTTGATTTCACCACTGCAAAAGCAATCGGCAAAGACATTGATTCAGTAAAAGGCGGTTACGACCACAATTTTGTTTTAAACAAAAAGGATAATTCGTCACAAAAAGTTGCAGTGTTGTCAGACAGCACAAGTGGTCGCATATTGGAAGTTTATACAACAGAGCCCGGGCTGCAATTTTATACCGGGAATTTTCTCGATGGAACGTTTAGAAACAGAGATGGCAAGCCAATCAACCAACACACGGCGCTTTGCATGGAAACGCAGCATTTTCCTGATTCGCCAAACAAACCAAGTTTTCCATCAACCATTTTGCAACCGGGTCAGGAGTATCATTCAGAAACGGTTTATAAAGTTGTAGTGAATAAATAA
- a CDS encoding alpha-L-arabinofuranosidase C-terminal domain-containing protein — protein MEKIKAVCYLLASWLCINTTNAQHTLIVKVNEPKADIQPTMWGIFFEDINLGADGGIYAELVKNRSFEFIKPMMGWTIQQSKKADPQIAAMNPPVLVINKKDANTANPRYIRVTVNDAAKGDIGLTNEGFRGMGIKKDLRYDFSVMYHQDAPGIKMHIELVDSNNNVLGGTTVTPYEAGIVWHKIAASFTANATVMKAKMNIWFEGNGVIDLDMISLFPSDTWKNRPGGMRADMIQKLADLHPGFIRFPGGCIVEGYDLEHRYQWKKTLGPIEERQLIINRWNTEFANRPAPDYFQTFGLGFFEYFQLAEDIGAEPLPILNCGMACQFNSAEVTTIDELDPYVQDALDLVEFANGDVSTKWGKVRADMGHPAPFNLKMMGIGNENWGPQYVERLKIFTKAIKAKYPNFKLINSSGFAPDGSLFNYLNDTLRAMHADFIDEHYYRSPEWFFSNVKRYDTFPRNETKIFAGEYASHVNGTNAEQKNCWLSALSEAAFMTGLERNADVVSMASYAPLFAHIDGWQWTPDLIWVNNLQSYGTPDYYVQQMYSLNKGTKVIPVTMDNNAVTGQDSLFATAAIDATTNEVIIKLVNASNKSQKNTISLQGIKKLAAEGKSVVLKSNDLYSVNSFSEPTKISPHESAITIKGKSIALDAAPYSFNIIRVKML, from the coding sequence ATGGAAAAAATAAAAGCGGTTTGTTATTTGCTTGCATCATGGCTGTGCATAAATACAACGAATGCACAACACACTTTAATTGTAAAAGTTAATGAGCCAAAAGCTGATATACAGCCCACGATGTGGGGCATCTTTTTTGAAGACATTAATCTTGGTGCGGATGGTGGTATATATGCAGAGCTTGTAAAGAACCGTTCCTTTGAATTTATAAAGCCAATGATGGGATGGACGATTCAGCAGTCAAAAAAAGCTGATCCGCAAATTGCTGCAATGAATCCGCCCGTGCTGGTGATAAATAAAAAAGATGCAAACACGGCAAATCCCCGCTACATAAGGGTTACAGTAAACGACGCAGCAAAAGGAGATATCGGTTTAACAAATGAAGGTTTTCGCGGCATGGGTATAAAAAAAGATCTGCGTTATGATTTCTCTGTTATGTATCACCAGGATGCGCCGGGAATAAAAATGCATATTGAATTAGTTGATAGCAACAATAATGTTTTGGGCGGCACAACAGTTACACCATATGAAGCAGGAATTGTATGGCATAAAATTGCAGCAAGTTTTACGGCAAATGCAACAGTGATGAAAGCAAAGATGAACATCTGGTTTGAAGGCAATGGTGTTATAGATCTTGATATGATCTCTTTGTTTCCATCAGATACATGGAAGAACAGACCGGGCGGCATGCGTGCAGATATGATTCAAAAACTTGCAGATCTTCATCCTGGGTTTATTCGTTTTCCCGGCGGTTGTATTGTGGAAGGTTACGATCTGGAACATCGCTACCAATGGAAAAAAACACTCGGACCAATTGAAGAACGGCAACTCATCATCAACCGCTGGAACACAGAATTTGCAAACAGACCGGCGCCGGATTACTTTCAAACATTTGGGCTTGGCTTCTTTGAATATTTTCAACTGGCAGAAGATATTGGCGCAGAACCATTACCTATATTGAATTGCGGTATGGCTTGTCAATTTAATTCTGCAGAAGTTACAACAATTGATGAGCTTGATCCTTATGTACAGGATGCTTTGGATCTTGTAGAATTTGCAAACGGCGACGTATCAACAAAATGGGGAAAGGTTCGTGCAGATATGGGTCATCCTGCGCCATTCAATTTAAAGATGATGGGAATTGGTAATGAAAACTGGGGCCCGCAATATGTAGAACGCTTAAAGATTTTTACCAAAGCGATCAAAGCAAAATATCCAAACTTCAAATTGATCAACAGCTCTGGCTTTGCGCCGGATGGAAGTTTGTTTAATTACCTGAACGATACATTGCGTGCTATGCATGCAGATTTTATTGATGAACATTATTACCGCTCACCGGAATGGTTCTTCTCTAATGTAAAACGCTATGATACTTTTCCCCGCAATGAAACAAAAATTTTCGCCGGCGAATATGCATCGCATGTAAACGGTACAAACGCCGAACAAAAAAATTGCTGGCTGTCTGCTTTGTCAGAAGCAGCATTTATGACCGGGTTGGAACGCAATGCAGACGTGGTTTCTATGGCATCTTATGCACCGCTTTTTGCACACATTGATGGCTGGCAATGGACGCCCGATCTTATCTGGGTAAACAACCTGCAATCTTATGGTACGCCTGATTATTATGTGCAGCAAATGTATTCGCTTAACAAGGGCACAAAAGTTATTCCTGTTACAATGGACAATAATGCCGTTACAGGGCAGGACAGTTTATTTGCGACAGCCGCAATTGATGCAACGACAAATGAAGTGATCATTAAACTGGTGAACGCATCAAACAAATCACAAAAGAATACCATTTCCTTGCAGGGAATAAAGAAACTTGCTGCAGAAGGAAAATCGGTCGTTTTAAAAAGCAATGATCTCTATAGCGTAAATTCTTTTAGCGAGCCAACAAAGATTTCGCCACATGAATCAGCTATAACTATAAAAGGAAAAAGTATTGCATTAGATGCTGCACCTTACTCATTTAATATTATAAGAGTAAAGATGTTATAA
- a CDS encoding alpha-N-arabinofuranosidase, which translates to MKRLRLSLLAVSLFTYSFLFAQQTTVVINSTSGTTINKNIYGHFAEHLGRCIYGGFYVGDTSKTIPNTDGVRNDIIDALKKLKIPNLRWPGGCFADTYHWKDGVGPKDKRPTIVNKWWGGVTEDNSFGTHNFLNMCELLGAEPYLTGNVGSGSPQEMADWVQYVNFEGKSPMSDWRKQNGREQPWKVKFWGIGNEAWGCGGNMRPEYYADEFRRFATFMTDWGNTGGLMRIASGASDADYNWTETLMKNIPVDMLGGLGVHHYSIIDWGHKSSATDFTEDQYFATMKSALQMDELVTKHAAIMDKYDPKKKVAMIVDEWGGWYDVEPGTNPGFLYQQNTMRDAMIAGVTLNIFNNHADRVRMANLAQCINVLQAVILTDKEKMILTPTYHVMEMYNVHQDAALLPVTVKTNDYSLNNQKLPAVSVSASKDKSGLVHISLVNIDAHKAQNINVDISSLKLSNVTGRILTSSKLQNYNSFDEPDKIKPAVFNDASIKANTLNVKLPPFSVVVLELK; encoded by the coding sequence ATGAAACGATTACGCTTGTCACTATTAGCCGTGTCATTATTTACTTACTCGTTTTTGTTTGCTCAGCAGACAACAGTTGTAATAAATAGCACTTCCGGTACAACTATCAACAAAAACATCTATGGTCACTTTGCAGAGCATCTTGGCCGCTGCATCTATGGTGGTTTTTATGTAGGCGATACCAGCAAAACCATTCCTAATACAGATGGTGTACGCAATGATATTATTGATGCGCTAAAAAAATTAAAGATACCCAACCTGCGCTGGCCAGGTGGCTGTTTTGCCGATACATATCACTGGAAAGATGGAGTTGGCCCAAAAGACAAAAGACCAACTATCGTAAACAAATGGTGGGGTGGTGTAACTGAAGACAACAGTTTTGGTACACACAATTTTTTGAACATGTGCGAATTGCTTGGCGCCGAACCTTATTTGACTGGTAATGTGGGCAGTGGCTCTCCGCAGGAAATGGCCGACTGGGTACAATATGTAAACTTCGAAGGCAAAAGCCCGATGAGCGACTGGCGTAAACAAAATGGCAGGGAACAACCCTGGAAAGTAAAATTTTGGGGTATCGGTAATGAAGCATGGGGCTGCGGTGGTAATATGCGTCCGGAATATTATGCAGATGAGTTTCGCAGGTTTGCAACTTTTATGACAGACTGGGGAAACACTGGCGGATTGATGCGCATTGCATCAGGCGCAAGCGATGCTGATTACAACTGGACAGAAACTTTAATGAAGAATATTCCCGTTGATATGCTAGGTGGTCTTGGTGTGCATCATTACTCCATTATTGACTGGGGCCACAAAAGTTCTGCAACAGATTTTACCGAAGACCAATACTTCGCAACCATGAAGAGTGCTTTGCAGATGGATGAACTGGTTACAAAGCATGCAGCTATCATGGACAAATACGACCCTAAGAAAAAAGTGGCGATGATCGTTGACGAATGGGGCGGTTGGTATGACGTGGAGCCAGGTACGAATCCAGGGTTTTTATATCAGCAAAATACTATGCGTGATGCTATGATTGCCGGTGTTACGCTTAACATTTTCAACAATCATGCAGACCGTGTTCGCATGGCTAACCTTGCACAATGCATCAACGTATTGCAGGCCGTTATTCTAACCGACAAAGAAAAAATGATCCTTACGCCAACATATCACGTAATGGAAATGTACAATGTGCACCAGGATGCAGCCTTATTGCCGGTAACTGTTAAGACAAACGATTATAGCCTTAATAACCAAAAGCTGCCGGCGGTTTCTGTTTCTGCATCAAAAGACAAGAGTGGCCTGGTACATATTTCACTGGTAAATATAGATGCACACAAAGCACAGAATATTAATGTTGATATAAGCAGCTTAAAACTAAGTAATGTTACAGGAAGAATATTAACCTCTTCAAAACTGCAGAACTACAACTCATTTGATGAGCCTGATAAAATTAAACCTGCAGTTTTTAATGATGCAAGTATAAAAGCAAATACATTGAATGTAAAGCTGCCGCCATTTTCTGTAGTGGTACTAGAGTTAAAATAA
- a CDS encoding outer membrane beta-barrel protein has translation MQKLLYIFFSCFVSLSLFSQKITIQGRVYDSIINKGLAYTTVSLVRQIDSTLVSFSRADSAGNFKMNGVEKGKYLISTSYVGYIAVWKPIEIIGNSNPQDIGDVYMQDLSSAGEVTVNTKRPPVTINNDTLEFNTENFKTQPNAVVEDMLKKMPGVTVETDGTVKVNGQTVKRVLVNGKEFFTGDIKMATKNLPADAVDKVQVFDKQSDQSSFTGVDDGNAEKTINLKLKKDKANALFGKIAAGAGNDKRYDAQTNINKFKGDEQLFLIAMANNTNRQGFSISDVLNFTGEMSRGMRNGGGIVIRTDDDNDNSLPITGLGQNQQGVANTTAGGLNYNNAWNKNKTDLNANYTGSDIHLLTNKQINTQYIAGENSYNRFQTSNSINDNTQHRLNAILDQKIDSSLSLKITSAATWQQTSKQTASTYTSEDLNKIKLNEGYSNSTSNADAFNLVNTALLRKKFKKKGRTLSLNINSTYNHSTSAGTLYSENKFYTDAGSNDSLINQTNSRDAITRNGGANLTYTEPIGKKSLLEFSSFINANIGNSNKQTYDYNTASGKHDVLNTRLSNDFKSNYTYAGGSINFRTNMKKINLTVGSSLQSATLRITDNTHSQNTLQNFTDLLPNAMLQYNISKMKNIRLQYSTSTTQPGIAQLQPVADVSDPLNIIIGNPLLKRQYNHNIMLNFFAADPIERKNLFAFFNFTTSSGNIVQAQIINPNGSRISTYTNANGIYNLMGNINYGFPLKKLKSRIEIGTSTTLGKSVSYINAQRNNISNTSFGPNIAYDFNLEEKLDIRVTARLNFSSSKYSLQQNAGNNYLQQRYGLEMVNYFPGKITVSNEFNYTINSGRFDGFNTSIPLWNVSAAKSLLKNNRGEIKFSIADLLKKNTGISRSSNLGYITDEKYNVLQRYFLLTFTYSLNKSGLHGGPRTVIRTLDN, from the coding sequence ATGCAAAAACTGCTGTACATTTTCTTTTCATGTTTTGTATCTCTTTCTTTATTCTCACAAAAAATTACCATACAAGGAAGAGTATATGATTCCATCATAAATAAAGGACTTGCCTATACAACTGTTTCCCTGGTGCGGCAAATAGATTCTACACTCGTAAGTTTTTCAAGAGCAGACTCTGCAGGTAATTTTAAAATGAACGGCGTTGAAAAAGGCAAATACCTTATCTCCACTTCTTATGTTGGTTATATTGCGGTTTGGAAACCTATAGAAATTATTGGCAATTCAAACCCGCAGGATATTGGCGATGTATATATGCAGGATCTTAGTTCTGCAGGTGAAGTAACTGTAAATACTAAACGTCCACCGGTTACCATCAATAATGATACACTTGAGTTCAACACAGAAAATTTTAAGACACAACCCAATGCAGTTGTAGAAGACATGCTGAAGAAAATGCCTGGTGTAACAGTTGAAACGGATGGTACAGTAAAAGTAAACGGACAAACAGTAAAACGTGTGCTGGTAAATGGCAAAGAATTTTTTACTGGCGATATAAAAATGGCTACAAAAAATCTTCCTGCAGATGCAGTAGATAAGGTACAGGTTTTTGATAAACAAAGCGACCAGTCTTCATTTACAGGAGTAGATGATGGCAATGCAGAAAAAACCATCAACCTCAAACTAAAAAAAGATAAAGCCAACGCATTGTTTGGAAAAATAGCAGCCGGTGCAGGCAACGATAAACGTTATGATGCACAAACCAATATCAATAAATTCAAAGGTGACGAGCAATTGTTTTTAATTGCTATGGCGAATAATACAAACAGGCAAGGGTTTTCTATTAGCGATGTTTTAAATTTCACCGGTGAAATGAGCCGGGGTATGCGCAATGGTGGCGGCATTGTAATAAGAACAGATGATGATAACGATAATAGCTTACCAATCACAGGTCTTGGTCAAAACCAACAGGGTGTTGCCAATACAACAGCAGGCGGCCTTAATTATAATAACGCATGGAATAAAAATAAAACTGACCTTAATGCTAATTATACAGGCAGCGATATTCACCTTCTTACTAATAAACAAATCAACACGCAATACATTGCAGGGGAGAATAGTTATAATCGGTTTCAAACAAGCAACAGTATTAATGATAATACCCAGCATCGCTTGAACGCTATACTAGATCAGAAAATAGACAGCAGCCTTTCTTTAAAAATAACAAGTGCAGCAACCTGGCAGCAAACAAGTAAGCAAACTGCTTCAACCTATACTTCAGAAGATCTTAATAAAATAAAATTGAATGAAGGCTATAGTAATAGCACTTCAAATGCCGATGCATTTAATCTTGTTAATACGGCATTATTAAGAAAGAAATTTAAAAAGAAAGGAAGAACGTTGTCTTTAAATATAAATTCAACCTATAACCATAGTACATCTGCTGGAACTTTATATTCAGAAAATAAATTTTATACGGATGCGGGCAGTAACGATTCATTGATCAATCAAACGAACAGCAGAGATGCAATCACAAGAAATGGTGGCGCCAATCTTACTTATACAGAACCAATCGGGAAAAAATCACTGCTGGAATTCTCTTCATTTATTAATGCCAATATTGGTAACAGCAATAAGCAAACTTATGATTACAATACTGCATCGGGCAAACATGACGTACTGAATACCAGGCTCAGCAACGATTTTAAAAGTAACTATACCTATGCAGGAGGCAGCATCAACTTTAGAACCAATATGAAAAAAATAAATCTCACAGTTGGTTCTTCACTGCAGTCTGCTACTTTAAGAATCACTGACAATACGCATAGCCAAAATACACTGCAAAATTTTACTGACTTGTTGCCCAATGCTATGCTGCAATACAATATCAGCAAAATGAAAAACATAAGGTTGCAATACAGCACATCCACCACTCAACCTGGAATTGCACAATTACAACCGGTGGCAGACGTAAGTGATCCACTCAATATCATTATTGGTAACCCTTTGTTGAAAAGACAATATAATCACAATATCATGCTCAATTTTTTTGCAGCTGATCCAATAGAGCGGAAAAACCTTTTTGCGTTTTTTAATTTCACTACTTCATCAGGCAATATTGTTCAGGCACAAATAATTAATCCAAATGGATCAAGAATCAGTACTTACACTAATGCAAATGGTATTTACAACCTGATGGGTAACATCAATTATGGTTTTCCTTTAAAGAAACTGAAATCAAGAATAGAGATTGGCACGAGCACCACCCTCGGCAAAAGTGTCTCTTATATAAATGCACAGCGTAATAATATCAGCAATACTTCGTTCGGTCCAAACATTGCATACGATTTTAACCTTGAAGAAAAACTCGACATTCGTGTAACCGCCCGGCTAAATTTCAGCAGCAGCAAATACTCACTGCAACAAAATGCTGGCAACAATTACCTGCAGCAACGTTATGGACTTGAAATGGTCAATTACTTTCCCGGTAAGATCACCGTAAGTAATGAGTTCAACTACACCATTAACAGCGGCCGCTTCGATGGTTTTAATACCAGCATACCACTTTGGAATGTATCTGCTGCAAAATCATTATTAAAGAATAACCGGGGGGAAATAAAATTCAGTATTGCTGACCTGCTAAAGAAAAATACAGGTATCAGCCGCAGCAGTAACCTTGGTTATATCACTGATGAAAAATATAACGTATTGCAACGGTACTTCCTGCTTACATTTACCTATAGTCTCAACAAATCCGGTCTGCATGGCGGCCCCAGAACAGTAATAAGAACACTGGATAATTAG
- a CDS encoding 3-oxoacyl-ACP synthase III family protein has product MGQFRTIITGTGCYIPSEIKTNRDFAINTFYGEDHFPVKGSQLEVVDKLKLITGIEERRYAPCDLSTSDIGAIAAKKAIEDSNIDPETLDQLIVAHNYGNVMKHNIQSDTVPSIAARIKHTLGIRNPNCVGYDVLFGCPGWLQGVIQADAFFKAGIAKKALVVGAETLSRVIDVYDRDSMIFSDGAGACVLEFNDDADSGILSCSTQSHSMEEAYYISFGKSNFPGADQRIRYIKMKGRKVYEYALKHVPEAMKDCFDKTGLPLDQLKKIFIHQANEKMDEAILRAFYKLYNSSMPADIMPMNIHNMGNSSVATIPTLYDMVRKETISGHRVAKGDVIIFASVGAGMNINAVCYRV; this is encoded by the coding sequence ATGGGTCAGTTCAGAACAATAATAACCGGAACAGGATGCTACATCCCTTCTGAAATTAAAACAAACCGTGATTTTGCCATCAACACATTTTATGGTGAAGATCATTTTCCTGTAAAAGGCTCGCAGCTTGAAGTGGTGGATAAATTAAAATTAATAACAGGCATAGAGGAAAGGCGTTATGCGCCTTGTGATCTTTCCACATCAGACATAGGCGCCATAGCCGCAAAAAAAGCAATAGAAGATTCGAATATTGACCCTGAAACGCTGGACCAGCTTATCGTTGCACATAATTATGGCAACGTAATGAAGCATAATATACAGTCTGATACAGTGCCTTCTATTGCTGCACGTATCAAGCATACACTTGGCATACGTAATCCAAATTGTGTTGGGTATGATGTGTTGTTTGGTTGTCCCGGTTGGCTTCAGGGTGTAATACAGGCAGATGCATTTTTTAAAGCGGGTATTGCAAAAAAAGCATTGGTGGTAGGTGCAGAAACATTGAGTCGTGTAATAGATGTATATGACCGCGACAGTATGATCTTTAGTGATGGTGCAGGTGCATGTGTATTGGAATTTAACGACGATGCGGATAGCGGTATTTTGAGTTGCTCCACGCAATCTCATTCAATGGAGGAAGCTTACTATATAAGTTTTGGTAAATCTAATTTCCCCGGCGCAGATCAGCGCATACGTTATATAAAAATGAAGGGCCGCAAAGTATATGAATACGCGTTAAAGCACGTACCCGAAGCAATGAAAGATTGCTTTGATAAAACAGGATTACCGCTTGATCAGCTTAAGAAAATATTCATTCACCAGGCTAATGAAAAAATGGATGAAGCCATTTTAAGGGCTTTCTACAAATTATATAATAGTTCTATGCCCGCTGATATTATGCCTATGAATATTCATAACATGGGCAACAGCTCCGTAGCTACTATTCCTACCTTGTACGATATGGTTAGAAAAGAAACCATCAGCGGTCATCGTGTAGCAAAAGGTGATGTGATCATATTTGCATCTGTAGGTGCAGGTATGAATATTAATGCTGTTTGTTATAGGGTATAA